In Hevea brasiliensis isolate MT/VB/25A 57/8 chromosome 13, ASM3005281v1, whole genome shotgun sequence, a single genomic region encodes these proteins:
- the LOC110664765 gene encoding tryptophan aminotransferase-related protein 2 isoform X2, with amino-acid sequence MYERFWQQEGDKATIVIPGWQSMSYFSDIGNLCWFLEPEFARQVLRLHKIVGNAVTENRHIVVGTGSTQLFQAVLYALASQDSEEPVSVVSAAPYYSSYQAITECLKSGLYKWEGDARSFAKEGRFIELVTSPNNPDGFLRDSVLNRSGGVLVHDFAYYWPQYTPITSPADYDIMLFTVSKTTGHAGMRIGWALVKDREIAKRIVKYIELNSIGVSKDSQLRAAKVLKVVCDSCESSSNTTESLFEFAYQLMVERWQNLRVAVKHSGMFSLPEFSPGFCKFTGRIFEPLPAFAWLKCEEPIEDCESFLRSNKILTRGGRHFGVGPQYVRISLLDRDDNFDLFVERLSSIRKDNLYQHMGE; translated from the exons ATGTACGAGAGATTCTGGCAGCAAGAAGGCGACAAGGCCACAATTGTGATCCCTGGCTGGCAATCAATGAGCTATTTCTCTGATATTGGAAACCTATGCTGGTTTCTAGAGCCGGAGTTTGCCAGACAGGTGCTCAGACTGCACAAAATCGTAGGCAATGCGGTCACTGAGAACCGTCATATTGTGGTTGGTACGGGTTCTACTCAGCTATTTCAAGCTGTGCTATATGCACTTGCTTCTCAAGATTCAGAGGAGCCTGTCAGTGTTGTATCTGCAGCTCCATACTACTCT TCTTATCAGGCAATAACAGAATGCCTGAAGTCTGGGCTATACAAATGGGAAGGGGATGCCCGAAGTTTCGCAAAAGAAGGGCGATTCATCGAACTAGTGACATCCCCTAATAACCCAGATGGATTTTTGAGGGATTCTGTGCTGAATAGAAGTGGGGGTGTATTGGTGCACGATTTTGCTTACTACTGGCCACAATATACTCCCATCACTTCTCCGGCTGACTACGACATTATGCTGTTCACCGTCTCCAAAACCACTGGGCATGCTGGAATGCGCATTGG CTGGGCTCTTGTTAAGGATAGAGAGATCGCCAAAAGAATAGTGAAATACATCGAGCTCAACAGCATTGGCGTTTCCAAGGATTCGCAGCTGCGGGCTGCAAAGGTTTTGAAAGTTGTTTGTGACAGCTGTGAATCTTCCAGCAATACAACGGAGTCCCTTTTTGAGTTTGCCTATCAACTCATGGTAGAGAGATGGCAAAACCTGAGGGTGGCGGTGAAACATAGTGGCATGTTCAGCTTGCCGGAATTCTCTCCTGGATTCTGCAAGTTCACGGGAAGGATCTTCGAGCCTTTGCCTG CTTTTGCATGGTTGAAGTGCGAAGAACCTATTGAAGACTGCGAGAGCTTCCTACGATCTAACAAGATCTTGACGAGGGGTGGGAGACACTTCGGAGTTGGCCCGCAATACGTTAGGATTAGTTTGCTAGATCGTGatgacaactttgatttgtttgtGGAGAGATTGTCCAGCATTCGCAAGGATAATCTCTACCAACACATGGGGGAGTGA